A genomic window from Halogeometricum borinquense DSM 11551 includes:
- a CDS encoding Mut7-C RNAse domain-containing protein gives MTDRPESDDERERLLLDAMLGKLTTYLRMCGYDAAYALDDGPDPGDDALLERAREENRTLVTRDERLARRAPDGVLVTTRAITDQLREFSSAGYAVELRGGPVRCSTCNGQVERVGTDEPVPEYAPDPGEQPLWRCLDCGQVYWKGSHWDDVAKRIDAKENERDGDEQQRDGGDETR, from the coding sequence ATGACCGACCGTCCCGAGTCCGACGACGAACGCGAACGGTTGCTGTTGGATGCGATGCTCGGGAAGTTGACGACGTACCTTCGAATGTGCGGCTACGATGCGGCGTACGCCCTTGACGACGGACCGGACCCCGGCGACGACGCGCTTCTCGAACGAGCACGCGAGGAGAACCGGACGCTCGTCACACGCGACGAACGACTCGCCAGGCGCGCGCCAGATGGAGTTCTCGTCACGACGCGGGCGATAACCGATCAACTCCGCGAATTCTCATCGGCGGGGTACGCTGTCGAACTACGCGGAGGGCCGGTGCGATGTAGCACGTGCAACGGGCAGGTAGAACGCGTCGGGACGGACGAGCCAGTTCCGGAGTACGCACCGGACCCCGGCGAACAGCCACTGTGGCGGTGTCTGGACTGCGGACAGGTGTACTGGAAGGGAAGTCACTGGGACGACGTGGCGAAGCGAATCGACGCCAAAGAGAATGAGCGCGACGGAGACGAGCAACAGCGCGACGGCGGAGACGAAACACGGTAG
- a CDS encoding DUF7139 domain-containing protein, producing the protein MTSLSEAYHKGERAGPGLQRLLLGLGMFLLGVLLVVAGIVVATTSVLRGDGMSLGDVRELGGILAGVGVPLVFLGIFTVTPSGRLTKAAAIVGAGIALAGVALFWHAYPCQWSGSLCRRGRPDLTLLTVSVYFLGTLTTFWCLFVGVANFKTRNAPGGTATVEVTKKGETRYVEVERDRSRGGLGGIGFLGGTPDGDTETQTARQSQTGQSGTVSDGGTDAASITSPQGTGTQSQSRSRSPQSPSGPQSQSSSSPQSQSQSRGSRSQSERGSSDQTAGDTYCGNCAHFDYVRTDDGIQPYCGYHEELMDDMDPCDEWASKR; encoded by the coding sequence ATGACCAGTCTCTCGGAGGCGTATCACAAAGGAGAGCGCGCCGGGCCGGGCCTCCAGCGACTGTTGCTCGGACTCGGGATGTTCCTGCTCGGTGTCCTTCTCGTCGTTGCGGGCATCGTCGTCGCTACGACGAGCGTCCTCCGCGGCGATGGGATGTCGCTCGGTGACGTGCGCGAACTCGGCGGCATCCTCGCGGGCGTCGGTGTTCCGCTGGTGTTCCTCGGTATTTTCACCGTCACACCGTCTGGCCGACTGACGAAAGCGGCCGCCATCGTCGGTGCGGGAATCGCACTGGCTGGCGTCGCTCTGTTCTGGCACGCCTACCCCTGCCAGTGGTCTGGGTCGCTGTGCAGGCGGGGCCGCCCCGACCTGACACTGCTCACCGTGAGCGTCTACTTCCTCGGCACGCTGACCACCTTCTGGTGTCTGTTTGTCGGCGTCGCCAACTTCAAAACGCGGAACGCACCCGGTGGCACCGCAACCGTGGAAGTGACGAAGAAAGGCGAGACGCGCTACGTCGAAGTCGAACGGGATCGTTCGCGCGGCGGACTCGGCGGTATCGGCTTCCTCGGCGGCACGCCTGACGGAGATACCGAGACGCAGACGGCCCGTCAATCTCAGACAGGGCAAAGTGGCACTGTCTCCGACGGCGGCACTGATGCGGCGTCCATCACGTCGCCGCAAGGGACGGGTACCCAGTCGCAATCCCGGTCACGCAGTCCACAGTCGCCGTCCGGTCCGCAGTCACAGTCGTCGTCCAGCCCGCAATCACAGTCCCAATCACGAGGCTCGCGTTCTCAGTCCGAACGCGGGTCGTCGGATCAGACCGCCGGAGACACCTACTGTGGAAACTGCGCGCACTTCGACTACGTTCGGACGGACGACGGCATCCAGCCCTACTGCGGCTACCACGAGGAACTCATGGACGATATGGACCCCTGCGACGAGTGGGCCAGCAAGCGCTGA
- a CDS encoding DUF5789 family protein, with product MADEDENEGPVVELGEETPVEGQPLARVASRLTWPHEKPRILEQEGDSVIRTASGPQTLSDVLEQVDDSYFDTRQTFIDAVESAIDTAPVETK from the coding sequence ATGGCAGACGAGGACGAAAACGAGGGACCCGTCGTGGAACTCGGCGAGGAGACGCCTGTTGAGGGCCAACCGCTCGCTCGGGTCGCGTCGCGGTTGACGTGGCCGCACGAGAAACCCCGCATCCTCGAACAGGAGGGAGACAGTGTCATCCGAACGGCGTCCGGTCCGCAGACGCTCTCGGACGTACTCGAACAGGTAGACGATTCCTACTTCGACACTCGGCAGACGTTCATCGATGCGGTCGAATCCGCCATCGACACCGCCCCTGTCGAGACGAAGTAG
- a CDS encoding CPBP family glutamic-type intramembrane protease, translating into MTWTVPPRNLTYRAFRDAVVFIVFPAVLAITHGRNLGWQVNRRALRNTLIVSAIVLPFYVVGSSLPSIRTYYPMWQTSPALVEFLPHTLQQLVVVIAAETYYRGLLCVGVSEEFGFKSVFISPVVYALHHVGKPPIELVLSGPTDVLFGAVDYDSNSILPSIVAHGLGLGLLDWLVMHDPLIPTETVLGWLRWLPITL; encoded by the coding sequence ATGACGTGGACCGTTCCGCCGAGGAACCTCACCTACCGCGCGTTCCGGGACGCCGTCGTCTTCATCGTCTTTCCGGCGGTGCTTGCAATCACCCATGGCCGCAACCTCGGGTGGCAAGTAAACCGGCGCGCGCTTCGCAACACACTCATCGTTTCGGCAATCGTCCTCCCGTTCTACGTCGTCGGGTCGTCGCTCCCGAGTATCAGGACGTACTATCCGATGTGGCAGACCAGTCCGGCACTCGTAGAGTTTCTCCCGCACACCCTCCAGCAGTTGGTCGTCGTCATCGCCGCCGAAACGTACTACCGCGGTCTCCTCTGTGTCGGCGTGAGCGAGGAGTTCGGCTTCAAGAGCGTCTTCATCAGCCCCGTCGTCTACGCGCTCCATCACGTGGGGAAACCACCGATAGAACTCGTCCTTTCGGGACCCACGGACGTGTTGTTCGGCGCGGTTGACTACGACAGTAATTCTATTCTCCCGTCGATTGTCGCACACGGCCTCGGCCTCGGACTCTTGGACTGGTTAGTCATGCACGACCCACTCATCCCCACCGAAACAGTTCTGGGATGGCTTCGTTGGCTTCCGATTACACTCTGA
- a CDS encoding DUF302 domain-containing protein, with the protein MTLPIDPTALSESDIGEKRATLHMDHESAIEHVREVFTDAGFGVPVEFSPSELLNEKVDADRDPYYVLGACNPSMADRALDASEKKMGGLFPCNVIIWEEEPGVQTVYHVSIMRIGRLVGMAPDDETMAEIVADTGELVDEAFSNLDTEA; encoded by the coding sequence ATGACACTTCCCATCGACCCGACAGCACTCTCCGAATCGGACATCGGTGAAAAACGTGCGACGCTCCACATGGATCACGAATCGGCCATCGAACACGTCCGCGAAGTATTCACTGACGCCGGATTCGGCGTCCCAGTCGAGTTTTCCCCGTCAGAACTGCTCAACGAGAAAGTAGACGCCGACAGAGATCCCTACTACGTGCTCGGCGCATGCAATCCGAGTATGGCCGATAGAGCCCTCGATGCCTCCGAGAAGAAGATGGGTGGGCTGTTCCCGTGTAATGTCATCATCTGGGAAGAAGAACCCGGCGTCCAGACGGTGTATCACGTGAGTATCATGCGAATCGGGCGACTCGTCGGGATGGCGCCCGACGACGAGACGATGGCTGAAATCGTGGCCGACACGGGCGAACTCGTAGACGAAGCGTTCTCGAACCTCGACACCGAGGCGTGA
- a CDS encoding helix-turn-helix domain-containing protein — MSLTVVIRLPSSAFELGRALSVQTGERIELETMVPLGAAAIPFFWLYHSGENAFVSAANDHPSVRNIATVDTFDDRTLFALDWDPEADGLFDTIVDCRGRVLDATGAHDEWRLELRFPSHDELSAFRSACQDEQYPLTVERVSRADGSTAKTKFGLTAIQRETLLVAVEAGYYDIPRRCTTVELAEMLDISDQAVTERLRRAIVSLVSNTLVTARENT; from the coding sequence ATGAGTCTTACCGTCGTGATCCGTCTCCCGTCGTCGGCGTTCGAGTTAGGACGGGCGCTGAGCGTACAGACAGGAGAACGGATCGAACTGGAAACGATGGTTCCACTCGGAGCAGCGGCGATCCCGTTCTTCTGGCTGTATCACTCCGGTGAGAACGCGTTCGTATCGGCGGCGAACGACCACCCGTCCGTTCGAAACATTGCCACAGTAGACACATTCGACGACCGCACGCTCTTTGCACTTGATTGGGACCCCGAGGCGGACGGCCTTTTCGACACCATCGTGGACTGTCGCGGGCGCGTGCTGGATGCAACGGGAGCGCACGACGAGTGGCGGCTCGAACTGCGATTCCCCAGTCACGACGAACTCTCGGCGTTTCGCTCAGCGTGTCAAGACGAGCAGTATCCGCTCACCGTCGAGCGCGTTTCCCGAGCGGACGGATCAACCGCGAAAACGAAGTTCGGCTTGACTGCCATTCAGCGCGAGACGCTGCTCGTCGCTGTCGAAGCGGGGTACTACGATATCCCCCGACGCTGTACGACCGTCGAACTGGCCGAGATGCTCGACATCTCAGACCAAGCGGTGACAGAGCGTCTCCGCCGTGCTATCGTCTCGCTCGTCTCGAACACGCTCGTCACTGCGCGGGAGAACACGTAA
- a CDS encoding DUF7344 domain-containing protein — protein MDGNSEQFRLLSQRRRLVVLSVLRERDEPTTLDELATEVGVRELDVPREELTDEQRNRILFSFHHVHIPKLIDADLVEYASSDEESVRLTDEMESVERILDIVFDD, from the coding sequence ATGGATGGGAATAGCGAGCAATTCAGATTACTGTCGCAACGCCGCCGTCTCGTCGTTCTCTCGGTGTTGAGAGAACGCGACGAGCCAACCACGCTGGACGAACTCGCAACCGAGGTCGGCGTCCGCGAGTTGGACGTTCCGCGGGAGGAACTCACAGACGAACAGCGAAACCGGATCCTGTTCTCGTTTCATCACGTTCATATCCCAAAACTGATCGACGCCGATTTAGTCGAGTACGCCTCGAGTGACGAAGAAAGCGTCCGGCTTACTGACGAGATGGAGAGCGTCGAACGAATTCTCGACATCGTTTTTGACGACTGA
- the nreA gene encoding DNA repair protein NreA: MRLDEYMDIAAESERAKRRRLAQEKSYDILEHLEDFQNRFEETVQGDSLFGSVSPSIFVGQSNYPNVSTGILSPVGHEDDAAKFETSAGWYDEGVSINDVFQRRTSLLNSNRPTEVQNVNDAWDGFLGVQREVAIADRPVSVEIGLDSRPDIDFDVSLDDVATPVGPRARAQSADLAENPHVPRPVQKTLEDDDWNAQGAMNYLYRRGFDVYDINTILSAGALGQGDNRRLVPTRWSITAVDDTVGQFLRGRIQTNPSINTVEIHRNEFLGNAFWVILAPGNWEFELVEMKAPGSVWNPDPEAGMWLSSDSEGFEGRTGYVEETAGAYHASRLGVLEYLDQQGRQAKALILRHVSDDYWGPAGVWQVRESVRNAFDGERAEAETFAAAVRQVTEYLPVSLGDLRRKSTMASGLQMNLRDFS; the protein is encoded by the coding sequence ATGCGCCTCGACGAGTACATGGACATCGCGGCGGAGTCCGAACGCGCAAAACGCCGTCGCCTCGCCCAAGAGAAGTCCTACGACATCCTCGAACACTTAGAGGACTTCCAGAACCGGTTCGAGGAGACGGTGCAAGGCGACTCGCTGTTCGGAAGCGTCTCCCCCTCTATCTTCGTCGGTCAGTCGAACTATCCGAACGTCTCGACCGGTATTCTCTCTCCCGTCGGTCACGAGGACGACGCTGCGAAGTTCGAGACATCGGCCGGGTGGTACGACGAAGGCGTCTCCATCAACGACGTGTTCCAACGGCGCACGAGTCTGTTGAACTCTAATCGTCCAACAGAGGTGCAGAACGTGAACGACGCGTGGGACGGCTTCCTCGGCGTCCAGCGGGAAGTCGCCATCGCGGACCGGCCGGTGAGCGTCGAAATCGGTCTCGATAGCCGACCGGACATCGACTTCGACGTGAGTCTCGACGATGTTGCAACGCCGGTCGGCCCTCGCGCCCGCGCCCAGTCGGCCGATTTAGCCGAGAATCCGCACGTCCCTCGTCCCGTCCAGAAGACGCTGGAAGACGACGACTGGAACGCACAGGGCGCAATGAACTATCTCTACCGCCGCGGGTTCGACGTGTACGACATCAACACAATCCTCTCGGCGGGCGCACTCGGGCAGGGCGACAACCGCCGTCTGGTTCCGACGCGATGGTCGATTACCGCCGTAGACGATACCGTTGGCCAGTTCCTCCGCGGGCGCATTCAGACGAATCCGAGTATCAACACCGTCGAGATTCACCGCAACGAGTTCCTCGGTAACGCCTTCTGGGTGATTCTCGCGCCGGGCAACTGGGAGTTCGAGTTAGTCGAGATGAAAGCGCCGGGGAGCGTCTGGAACCCCGACCCCGAAGCGGGGATGTGGTTGTCGTCCGACAGCGAAGGATTCGAGGGGCGGACGGGATACGTCGAGGAGACCGCAGGGGCGTATCACGCTTCCCGACTCGGCGTGTTGGAGTATCTCGACCAGCAGGGCAGACAAGCGAAGGCACTCATCCTTCGCCACGTCTCCGACGACTACTGGGGTCCGGCGGGCGTCTGGCAAGTCCGCGAGTCGGTCAGAAACGCTTTCGACGGGGAGCGCGCCGAGGCGGAGACGTTTGCCGCCGCGGTCCGACAGGTGACGGAGTATCTCCCCGTCTCGCTCGGTGACCTCCGCCGGAAATCGACGATGGCATCCGGACTCCAGATGAACCTCCGCGACTTCTCGTAA
- a CDS encoding transcription initiation factor IIB has product MTRPTRQRERDSDRTRWQGEREEDAAEDEDDIDIEDMDEEDLVRTGDGELIHEPTGIVVEEEQIDPGPEWRAFNHSERQSKSRVGAPTTQTMHDKGLTTTIDWKDKDAYGRSISSRKRSQMHRLRKWQERIRTKDAGERNLQFALSEIDRMASALGVPRSVREVASVIYRRALNEDLIRGRSIEGVATSALYAACRKEGIPRSLEEISDVSRVERKEIGRTYRYISQELGLEMKPVDPKKYVPRFSSELDLSKEVQSKANEIIETTAEKGLLSGKSPTGYAAAAIYAASLLCNEKKTQREVADVAQVTEVTIRNRYQEQIEAMGIHG; this is encoded by the coding sequence ATGACACGGCCTACTCGCCAGCGGGAGCGAGACAGTGATAGAACACGGTGGCAGGGCGAACGCGAAGAGGATGCTGCCGAGGACGAGGACGATATTGACATCGAGGACATGGACGAGGAGGATCTCGTCCGGACCGGGGATGGTGAGCTAATTCACGAACCGACCGGCATCGTCGTCGAAGAAGAACAGATCGACCCCGGTCCGGAGTGGCGCGCGTTCAATCACTCCGAACGGCAGTCGAAGTCCCGCGTCGGCGCGCCGACGACGCAGACGATGCACGACAAGGGATTGACGACGACAATCGACTGGAAGGACAAAGACGCCTACGGTCGGTCCATCTCCTCGCGGAAGCGCTCGCAGATGCACCGCCTCCGTAAGTGGCAAGAGCGAATCCGGACGAAGGACGCCGGTGAGCGTAACCTCCAGTTTGCACTTTCCGAAATCGACCGTATGGCCTCCGCGCTCGGCGTACCGCGCTCCGTCCGCGAAGTCGCCTCGGTCATCTATCGTCGCGCACTGAACGAAGACCTCATCCGCGGCCGGTCTATCGAAGGTGTTGCCACCTCCGCGCTCTACGCCGCCTGTCGGAAGGAAGGAATCCCCCGTTCACTCGAAGAGATTTCCGACGTTTCGCGCGTCGAACGGAAAGAAATCGGTCGGACGTATCGCTACATCTCCCAAGAACTCGGCTTGGAGATGAAGCCGGTTGACCCGAAAAAGTACGTCCCACGATTCTCCTCGGAACTCGACCTCTCGAAAGAGGTGCAGTCGAAAGCAAACGAGATTATCGAGACGACGGCCGAAAAAGGCCTTCTCTCGGGTAAATCACCGACGGGATACGCCGCCGCCGCCATCTACGCCGCCTCACTGCTCTGTAACGAGAAAAAGACACAGCGCGAAGTTGCCGACGTAGCACAGGTGACGGAAGTCACCATCCGAAATCGGTACCAAGAACAGATCGAAGCGATGGGTATCCACGGCTAA
- the rnhA gene encoding ribonuclease HI: MPTVDCDPEEARQQLSEAGVSVEDGHTEYERWRASHGEANAVAYDDKVVVQGSRPTDLLALLRDHSGRAHVYFDGASRGNPGPAAIGWAIVNSEGIVGEGSETIGETTNNRAEYEALIRALEAADEYGFDEVDVRGDSELIVKQVHGEYDTNNPELRERRVRVRELLERFDRWSLEHVPREINDRADSLANEALDNA; encoded by the coding sequence ATGCCGACCGTAGACTGCGACCCAGAGGAGGCCCGACAACAGCTATCTGAGGCGGGCGTCTCCGTCGAAGATGGACACACCGAGTACGAACGCTGGCGCGCGTCTCACGGCGAAGCGAACGCCGTCGCGTACGACGACAAGGTGGTCGTCCAAGGATCACGCCCGACGGACTTACTCGCCCTGCTTAGAGACCACAGCGGCCGAGCGCACGTCTATTTCGACGGCGCAAGTCGCGGAAACCCCGGTCCTGCGGCCATCGGGTGGGCCATCGTTAACTCCGAGGGAATCGTAGGAGAGGGTTCGGAGACGATCGGCGAGACGACGAACAACCGCGCGGAGTACGAAGCGCTCATCCGCGCGTTGGAGGCCGCAGACGAGTACGGGTTCGACGAGGTGGACGTGCGCGGCGACTCCGAACTCATCGTCAAACAGGTCCACGGCGAGTACGACACGAACAATCCGGAACTGCGCGAACGCCGCGTCCGGGTCCGCGAACTGCTGGAGCGATTCGACCGGTGGTCGCTCGAACACGTTCCGCGAGAGATAAACGACCGAGCCGACTCTCTAGCGAACGAGGCCCTCGACAATGCCTGA
- a CDS encoding DUF7108 domain-containing protein, with translation MPDQTTGDEETNVGKTNADERDCSEPTDGEAGELPETVVDAAERLTRLARDAVDENEATAYRDRRGELLGEHEFTSRIREEDETLVLHPDEWMDDGTVRVERIDDTDRAYEISLTGADVDGDWDAVENHNSELVAAVEAEYGTAHAANARIFADFMGNHYVRRADTASRDEIQEFLTEYYPRNAWPSKKQESVVRESVERVFEVADADVPEF, from the coding sequence ATGCCTGACCAGACGACAGGGGACGAGGAGACAAACGTCGGGAAGACGAACGCTGACGAGAGAGATTGCAGTGAGCCGACTGACGGCGAGGCCGGCGAACTGCCCGAAACAGTCGTAGACGCGGCCGAACGCCTGACTCGACTCGCCCGCGACGCGGTGGACGAGAACGAGGCGACGGCGTACCGCGACCGCCGCGGAGAGCTACTCGGCGAACACGAGTTTACCTCGCGCATCCGCGAGGAGGACGAGACGTTGGTGTTACATCCCGACGAGTGGATGGATGACGGCACCGTCCGCGTCGAACGGATCGATGACACCGACAGAGCGTACGAGATTTCGTTGACTGGGGCCGACGTGGACGGCGACTGGGACGCGGTCGAGAACCACAACAGCGAACTCGTCGCCGCCGTCGAAGCCGAATACGGGACCGCGCACGCCGCAAACGCGCGCATTTTTGCGGACTTCATGGGAAACCACTACGTCCGTCGCGCCGATACCGCCTCGCGCGACGAGATACAGGAGTTTCTCACAGAGTACTATCCACGTAACGCATGGCCGTCAAAAAAACAGGAATCCGTTGTCCGCGAGAGCGTCGAACGCGTGTTCGAGGTTGCCGACGCGGACGTGCCCGAGTTCTAA
- a CDS encoding PadR family transcriptional regulator yields MSEAQTVNDSGLARDLTAFQQNILVILAEEPMYGLAIKRNLEDYYQTEVNHGRLYPNLDDLVEMDLVEKSELDKRTNQYELTEKGHDAVLNRFAWMLSKFVTDETRADEVRELIDGNL; encoded by the coding sequence ATGTCAGAGGCACAAACAGTCAACGATTCGGGCCTGGCACGTGATCTGACCGCGTTCCAGCAGAATATCCTCGTCATCCTGGCCGAGGAACCAATGTACGGACTCGCAATCAAGCGCAACCTTGAGGACTACTACCAGACGGAGGTCAACCACGGCCGTCTGTACCCCAACCTCGACGACCTCGTCGAGATGGACCTCGTCGAAAAGAGCGAACTCGACAAGCGGACGAATCAGTACGAGCTGACCGAGAAGGGCCACGATGCCGTTCTCAACCGCTTCGCGTGGATGCTCAGCAAGTTCGTCACCGACGAGACGCGCGCGGACGAAGTGCGCGAACTCATCGACGGCAACCTGTAA
- a CDS encoding inorganic diphosphatase has translation MTNLWEDMETGPDAPDVVYAVVECLKGERNKYEYDKDIPGVVLDRVLHSNVHYPSDYGFMPQTYYDDEDPFDILVLVEDQTFPGCVIEARPVALMGMDDDGEKDDKVIAVPTEDPRYDHVQDVDDLTDQQKDEIAEFFETYKNLEAGKEVETLGWEGADAAKDAIEHAMDLYDENFA, from the coding sequence ATGACGAATCTCTGGGAAGACATGGAGACCGGTCCCGACGCACCTGACGTCGTCTACGCTGTCGTCGAGTGCCTGAAGGGCGAGCGGAACAAGTACGAGTACGACAAGGACATCCCCGGCGTCGTCCTCGACCGCGTCCTTCACTCCAATGTTCACTACCCCTCCGACTACGGATTCATGCCGCAGACGTACTACGACGACGAAGACCCCTTCGACATCCTCGTCCTCGTCGAAGACCAGACGTTCCCCGGATGCGTCATCGAGGCCCGCCCGGTTGCCCTGATGGGCATGGACGACGACGGCGAGAAGGACGACAAGGTCATCGCTGTCCCCACTGAGGACCCACGCTACGACCACGTACAGGACGTAGACGACCTCACGGACCAGCAGAAAGACGAAATTGCGGAGTTCTTCGAGACCTACAAGAACCTCGAAGCGGGCAAAGAAGTCGAAACCCTCGGTTGGGAAGGCGCGGACGCCGCCAAGGACGCCATCGAACACGCGATGGACCTCTACGACGAAAACTTCGCGTAA
- a CDS encoding rhomboid family intramembrane serine protease: MATCDECGKHENMPYQCRRCGQTFCAEHRLPENHNCPGLSEWNDPSGVFDSGFDDSVNNTASSEGIMDRLTGTGGVLGYFRGNMAFTFLGLMWVTFALEWIVTLTLGNQAFYSIFALTSDDPFYVWTWVTSIFAHSRFSFFHIVGNSIVLYFFGPLVERYIGSRKFTLLFLGSGMLAGLSHVGVGMLLEPGVRTGVLGASGAIFAILGVLTVLNPNLKIYLYFLIPIPLWLFTLGFAGLSIVFFLQPGAAASVGQGEVAHFAHLIGLIIGLAYGQRVKGRQRVPSKLSFGGRGGGGPGRRF; this comes from the coding sequence ATGGCTACGTGCGACGAGTGCGGGAAGCACGAGAACATGCCCTACCAGTGCCGACGGTGCGGGCAGACGTTCTGCGCGGAGCACCGACTGCCGGAGAACCACAACTGTCCCGGCCTCTCCGAGTGGAACGATCCCTCCGGCGTGTTCGACAGCGGGTTCGACGACTCGGTGAACAACACCGCCAGTTCCGAGGGAATCATGGATCGACTCACCGGAACCGGTGGCGTGTTGGGCTACTTCCGCGGCAACATGGCGTTCACCTTCCTCGGCCTGATGTGGGTGACGTTCGCGTTGGAGTGGATTGTGACGCTCACGCTGGGTAATCAGGCGTTCTACTCGATCTTCGCGCTTACCTCCGATGATCCGTTCTACGTCTGGACGTGGGTCACGTCTATCTTCGCACACAGTCGCTTCAGTTTCTTCCACATCGTTGGCAACAGCATCGTGCTGTACTTCTTCGGGCCACTCGTGGAACGCTATATCGGCTCTCGAAAGTTCACCCTCCTGTTCCTCGGGAGCGGGATGCTCGCCGGACTGTCCCATGTCGGCGTCGGGATGCTTCTCGAACCGGGTGTCCGTACTGGCGTCCTCGGCGCATCCGGCGCGATATTCGCTATCCTCGGCGTTCTCACGGTCCTCAACCCCAACCTGAAGATATACCTGTACTTCCTCATCCCGATCCCGCTGTGGCTGTTTACGCTTGGGTTCGCCGGGCTATCGATTGTGTTCTTCCTGCAACCCGGCGCGGCAGCGAGTGTCGGGCAGGGTGAAGTCGCTCACTTCGCTCACCTCATCGGTCTCATCATCGGTCTCGCGTACGGTCAACGAGTGAAAGGCCGTCAGCGCGTGCCGAGCAAACTGTCTTTCGGCGGCCGCGGTGGCGGCGGCCCGGGCCGTCGTTTCTAA
- a CDS encoding endonuclease V — MDPVRPEFLPDPALSRDEMEALQYDVADAADWSDAFDFDAQEVSLDGEASLSGDRPLVAGVDQAFLDDRGVSAIVVARGDTVVERVHAVTDLEIPYIPGLLSFREGGPIVAAFEKLSCDPDLLVFDGSGRIHFRQAGLATHLGVVFDKPSVGVAKSLLCGHPTEDVDGRPEGWRAEILADDSVENADSGDPIGHAFQSRQYDTEPIINPLYVSPGHRVSVPTATTLVSQLCGGYKLPEPTRQADAYADDVKAEYR, encoded by the coding sequence ATGGACCCAGTTCGCCCCGAGTTCCTCCCTGATCCCGCGCTCTCGCGCGACGAGATGGAGGCTCTCCAATACGACGTTGCCGACGCGGCCGACTGGAGCGACGCGTTCGACTTCGACGCACAGGAGGTCTCACTCGACGGCGAGGCGTCGCTTTCGGGTGACCGGCCACTCGTCGCTGGCGTGGATCAAGCGTTTCTCGACGACCGAGGCGTGAGCGCTATCGTCGTCGCGCGCGGTGACACCGTTGTCGAACGCGTCCACGCCGTCACCGACCTGGAAATCCCGTACATCCCGGGTCTGCTGTCGTTCCGCGAGGGTGGTCCCATCGTTGCCGCGTTCGAGAAACTCTCCTGTGACCCGGACCTCCTCGTCTTCGACGGAAGCGGGCGCATCCACTTCCGACAGGCGGGGCTTGCCACCCACCTCGGCGTCGTCTTCGACAAACCGAGCGTCGGCGTCGCAAAGAGCCTTCTCTGCGGACATCCGACCGAAGATGTGGACGGACGACCCGAGGGCTGGCGAGCCGAGATTTTGGCTGACGACTCCGTAGAGAACGCGGATTCTGGAGACCCCATCGGCCACGCCTTCCAATCACGGCAGTACGACACAGAGCCGATCATCAATCCGCTGTACGTCAGTCCCGGCCATCGCGTCTCCGTGCCGACGGCGACGACGCTCGTCTCGCAACTCTGCGGCGGGTACAAACTCCCCGAACCGACCAGACAGGCCGACGCGTACGCCGACGACGTGAAAGCCGAGTACCGGTAG